From Rhodococcus antarcticus, the proteins below share one genomic window:
- a CDS encoding potassium/proton antiporter gives MQLELVLGAGAVVLLLGVLGARASSSLGLPALLLFLGIGLVIGEAGLGLRFSDAKLTEELGLAALVLILTEGGMTTRWKTVRPALGLGVALSTVSVVVSIGVLGVAVHLLLGLDWRVALLWGAVLSSTDAAAVFSVLRGLSVRRRLVGALELESGFNDAPVVIAVILFAGTDPVAWWTPALVVYELAVGVAVGAALGRGGAWVLRRVALPATGLYPLAAVSVCVLSYSSGQLLHASGLLATYVCALVLGNADLPHRSNTLSFAEGTGWLAQIGLFVLLGLYASPQRLPSAVLDAVVIGAVLLLVARPLSVLAAAVPLKVPWREQAFLSFAGLRGAVPIVLATIPLVEGVPGAQRLLDVVFVLVVVLTLVQGTTLPLVARWLRVTVRAELHEVSVDAAPLEDAGADLLQVRLSQGTQMHGVYLGELRLPAGATVSLVVRDGRGFTPEAGTRLRRGDQLLVVTTRDAREATEARIRAVDAGGRLARWRGITGAG, from the coding sequence GTGCAGCTGGAGCTGGTGCTGGGGGCCGGTGCCGTCGTCCTGCTGCTGGGCGTGCTCGGCGCGCGCGCGTCCTCCTCCCTCGGCCTGCCCGCGCTGCTGCTGTTCCTCGGGATCGGCCTGGTCATCGGCGAGGCGGGGCTGGGCCTGCGCTTCTCCGACGCGAAGCTCACCGAGGAGCTGGGCCTGGCCGCGCTGGTCCTCATCCTGACCGAGGGCGGGATGACCACCCGGTGGAAGACCGTCCGCCCGGCGCTGGGCCTGGGGGTGGCCCTGTCCACCGTGTCGGTGGTGGTGAGCATCGGCGTGCTCGGGGTGGCCGTGCACCTGCTGCTCGGGCTGGACTGGCGCGTCGCGCTGCTGTGGGGGGCGGTGCTCTCGTCCACCGACGCCGCGGCCGTCTTCAGCGTGCTGCGGGGGCTCTCGGTGCGCCGCCGCCTGGTCGGGGCGCTCGAGCTGGAGTCGGGCTTCAACGACGCGCCCGTGGTCATCGCCGTCATCCTCTTCGCCGGCACCGACCCGGTGGCGTGGTGGACCCCCGCGCTGGTGGTCTACGAGCTGGCGGTCGGCGTCGCGGTGGGGGCCGCGCTGGGCCGCGGTGGGGCCTGGGTGCTGCGCCGGGTGGCCCTGCCCGCCACCGGGCTGTACCCGCTGGCGGCGGTGTCGGTGTGCGTGCTCAGCTACTCGAGCGGACAGCTGCTGCACGCCAGCGGGCTGCTCGCCACCTACGTCTGCGCGCTGGTCCTGGGCAACGCCGACCTGCCGCACCGCTCGAACACCCTCTCCTTCGCCGAGGGCACCGGCTGGCTCGCGCAGATCGGGCTGTTCGTGCTGCTGGGCCTCTACGCCTCGCCGCAGCGGCTGCCCTCGGCCGTGCTCGACGCCGTGGTCATCGGGGCGGTGCTGCTGCTCGTGGCCCGCCCGCTCTCCGTGCTGGCCGCGGCGGTCCCGCTCAAGGTGCCCTGGCGCGAACAGGCGTTCCTCTCCTTCGCCGGCCTGCGCGGTGCCGTGCCCATCGTGCTGGCCACCATCCCCCTGGTGGAGGGGGTGCCCGGGGCCCAGCGGCTGCTCGACGTGGTCTTCGTCCTGGTGGTGGTGCTGACCCTCGTGCAGGGCACCACGCTGCCGCTGGTGGCGCGGTGGCTGCGGGTGACGGTGCGGGCGGAGCTGCACGAGGTGTCGGTGGACGCCGCCCCGCTGGAGGACGCCGGGGCCGACCTGCTGCAGGTGCGGCTCTCGCAGGGCACCCAGATGCACGGGGTGTACCTGGGCGAGCTGCGGCTGCCCGCCGGGGCCACGGTGAGCCTGGTGGTCCGCGACGGCAGGGGGTTCACCCCCGAGGCGGGAACCCGCCTGCGACGCGGGGACCAGCTCCTCGTCGTCACCACGCGCGACGCGCGCGAGGCCACCGAGGCCCGGATCAGGGCCGTGGACGCCGGCGGACGGCTGGCGCGCTGGCGCGGGATCACGGGTGCGGGGTGA
- the lspA gene encoding signal peptidase II, with protein MSTDDPTPAPAAPPGRKRILLLVGVAVTVLALDLATKVAAVAQIDPLRPVVVPGGFLELRLLRNPGAAFSLATGMTWLLTLVAVVVVVVIVRMARKLRSPGWAWGLGLVLGGALGNLVDRLFRAPGPLQGHVVDFVALVHDGRSIWPVFNVADSCIITGGALLVLMAFLGREPDGTRSASRTRRTASATADNSRTEGPGA; from the coding sequence GTGAGCACCGACGACCCGACCCCTGCCCCGGCTGCACCGCCGGGCCGCAAGCGCATCCTGCTGCTGGTCGGCGTGGCGGTGACGGTGCTGGCGCTGGACCTGGCGACCAAGGTGGCGGCGGTCGCGCAGATCGACCCGCTGCGCCCGGTGGTCGTGCCCGGCGGGTTCCTCGAGCTGCGGCTGCTGCGCAACCCCGGAGCCGCGTTCAGCCTGGCCACGGGCATGACGTGGCTGCTGACCCTGGTGGCCGTGGTCGTCGTGGTGGTCATCGTCCGGATGGCCCGCAAGCTCCGGTCGCCGGGCTGGGCGTGGGGGCTGGGCCTGGTGCTGGGGGGTGCGCTGGGCAACCTCGTCGACCGGCTGTTCCGTGCGCCGGGTCCGCTGCAGGGCCACGTCGTCGACTTCGTCGCCCTCGTGCACGACGGTCGCAGCATCTGGCCGGTGTTCAACGTCGCCGACTCCTGCATCATCACCGGCGGGGCCCTGCTGGTCCTGATGGCCTTCCTCGGCCGCGAGCCCGACGGGACCCGCTCGGCCTCCCGCACGCGGCGCACCGCGAGCGCGACCGCCGACAACAGCCGGACGGAGGGCCCCGGTGCCTGA
- a CDS encoding nickel/cobalt transporter, producing MRAPLRSLVRAAGVLVVVAGGVLLGAPSAQAHPLGNFTVNHYDGLTLRADRVDVRSVVDRAEIPTAQLLLQIDTDGNGAMSADELATFAVAECPRVAAALRASVTPDGGAAQTLGLAVTSSGAATVPGAANLPTLRVTCVLSAPADLSAPAQLDFSDTYESDRVGWKEITVAGDGVRTIDSPVPDASTSNELRTYPGDLLASPLQVDAVQVSVAPGSGSTFGSATTVAGGGDPFSRTVARADRYLEDLVGGTLTPLVGILAVLLSLLLGAGHAVLPGHGKTVMAAYLAGKRGSRRDALTVGATVTLTHTVGVIVIGVALAAGASFAGEQALRWLGILSGVLVAVIGVGLLRSALKSRRQRAEAVLEELALVGAVGTLHENTSPATTATQGHGHGHGHGHGHGHGHGRTDEDGYSRRGLIGMGVAGGLVPSPSATLVLVASLGLGRTVFGLVLVLAYGVGMAATLTAVGLLLVRVRHRLDAAATSDRLTARLGRRVQSLSTVLPIGTAVLVMLVGLGLAVRGLSNPY from the coding sequence GTGAGGGCCCCCCTGCGCTCGCTCGTGCGGGCTGCGGGGGTGCTGGTGGTGGTGGCCGGGGGTGTCCTGCTGGGCGCTCCGTCCGCCCAGGCGCACCCGCTGGGCAACTTCACCGTCAACCACTACGACGGGCTCACCCTGCGGGCGGACCGGGTCGACGTGCGCTCGGTGGTGGACCGCGCGGAGATCCCCACCGCCCAGCTCCTGCTCCAGATCGACACCGACGGGAACGGTGCGATGTCGGCCGACGAGCTGGCCACCTTCGCCGTCGCCGAGTGCCCCCGGGTGGCGGCAGCTCTCCGGGCGTCGGTCACCCCGGACGGGGGGGCGGCGCAGACGCTGGGCCTCGCCGTCACGAGCTCCGGCGCCGCGACCGTGCCGGGCGCGGCCAACCTGCCGACCCTGCGGGTGACCTGCGTGCTCTCCGCACCGGCTGACCTCTCCGCGCCCGCCCAGCTCGACTTCTCCGACACCTACGAGTCGGACCGGGTGGGGTGGAAGGAGATCACCGTCGCCGGGGACGGCGTTCGCACGATCGACTCGCCGGTTCCCGACGCGAGCACCAGCAACGAGCTGCGGACCTATCCCGGTGACCTGCTGGCCTCTCCGCTGCAGGTGGACGCCGTGCAGGTCTCGGTGGCCCCGGGCAGCGGCAGCACCTTCGGCTCCGCGACGACGGTGGCCGGCGGCGGCGACCCCTTCAGCCGCACGGTCGCCCGGGCCGACCGGTACCTGGAGGACCTGGTGGGCGGCACCCTGACACCGCTCGTGGGCATCCTGGCCGTGCTGCTCTCGCTGCTGCTCGGGGCCGGTCACGCCGTGCTGCCCGGGCACGGCAAGACCGTGATGGCCGCCTACCTCGCCGGCAAGCGCGGCTCGCGCCGCGACGCGCTGACCGTGGGGGCCACCGTGACGCTCACGCACACCGTGGGGGTCATCGTCATCGGGGTGGCGCTCGCCGCGGGTGCGAGCTTCGCGGGGGAGCAGGCCCTGCGCTGGCTGGGGATCCTCAGCGGCGTGCTGGTGGCCGTCATCGGGGTGGGCCTGCTGCGCTCGGCCCTGAAGAGCCGACGGCAGCGCGCGGAGGCCGTGCTCGAGGAGCTGGCCCTGGTCGGCGCCGTGGGCACCCTGCACGAGAACACCTCGCCCGCAACCACGGCGACCCAGGGGCACGGCCACGGCCACGGGCATGGCCACGGACACGGCCACGGGCACGGCCGGACGGACGAGGACGGCTACTCGCGACGGGGCCTGATCGGGATGGGCGTGGCCGGTGGTCTCGTGCCGAGCCCGTCGGCCACCCTCGTGCTGGTGGCCTCGCTGGGCCTGGGGCGCACCGTGTTCGGCCTCGTGCTGGTCCTCGCCTACGGGGTGGGCATGGCGGCCACGCTCACCGCGGTGGGCCTGCTGCTCGTGCGGGTCCGCCACCGCCTCGACGCCGCGGCCACCAGCGACCGGCTCACCGCCCGTTTGGGTCGGCGGGTGCAGTCGCTCTCGACCGTCCTGCCGATCGGCACCGCCGTGCTGGTCATGCTCGTCGGGCTGGGCCTCGCCGTCCGCGGCCTGTCGAACCCCTACTGA
- a CDS encoding tetratricopeptide repeat protein, which translates to MRRAGAVAAVVAGVVLVGITAATVFTGNESTTVAPSPVAAAPVAPGDQLTVSIAKAQQILQGKPNDWATWAVLGSAYVQKARVTADPSYYPKSEGALQKSLDLHPDGNDAALTGMGALDNARHEFGKAADLARQAQAINGYGSTSYGVLADALIQLGDYDGATAAAQRMLDLKPGVSSFTRASYDLELHGRTDEARAVLQKALDDSTDALDVAFCRTYLGELAFNQGDLDGADKQYTAGLALTPDEPNLLLGQARVQAARGQDDSAVASYQHVVDLRPLPASFVEYGQLLESLGRTAEANVQYALYGTAQQLFTSNGVRDSLTGALLDANRGEGDSAVAQGRAEYAARQNIDAADALGWALHAAGRDSEALPYAQQATALGTRNASFLYHRGIIEQSLGMTPQARATLTSALAINPYFSPLFAPKAQQALTALGGPE; encoded by the coding sequence GTGCGCAGAGCGGGTGCGGTGGCGGCGGTGGTGGCCGGGGTGGTGCTGGTCGGCATCACGGCCGCCACGGTGTTCACGGGGAACGAGAGCACCACGGTCGCTCCCAGCCCGGTCGCCGCGGCTCCGGTCGCGCCCGGCGACCAGCTCACCGTGTCCATCGCCAAGGCCCAGCAGATCCTGCAGGGCAAGCCGAACGACTGGGCCACGTGGGCGGTGCTGGGTTCGGCGTACGTGCAGAAGGCGCGCGTGACCGCGGACCCCTCGTACTACCCGAAGTCCGAGGGTGCGCTGCAGAAGTCCCTCGACCTGCACCCCGACGGCAACGACGCCGCGCTCACCGGCATGGGGGCCCTGGACAACGCCCGGCACGAGTTCGGCAAGGCCGCGGACCTCGCCCGGCAGGCCCAGGCGATCAACGGCTACGGCTCGACGTCGTACGGGGTGCTGGCCGACGCCCTCATCCAGCTCGGTGACTACGACGGGGCCACGGCGGCCGCGCAGCGGATGCTCGACCTCAAGCCGGGGGTCTCCTCGTTCACCCGCGCCTCCTACGACCTGGAGCTGCACGGCCGCACCGACGAGGCCCGTGCGGTCCTGCAGAAGGCGCTCGACGACTCGACCGACGCCCTGGACGTCGCCTTCTGCCGCACCTACCTCGGTGAGCTCGCCTTCAACCAGGGCGATCTCGACGGCGCCGACAAGCAGTACACCGCCGGACTGGCACTGACCCCGGACGAGCCAAACCTGCTGCTCGGGCAGGCGCGGGTGCAGGCCGCCCGGGGGCAGGACGACTCGGCGGTGGCGAGCTACCAGCACGTGGTGGACCTGCGCCCGCTGCCGGCGTCCTTCGTCGAGTACGGCCAGCTGCTGGAGTCCCTCGGGCGCACGGCCGAGGCGAACGTCCAGTACGCGCTGTACGGCACCGCCCAGCAGCTGTTCACCAGCAACGGGGTGCGGGACTCGCTGACCGGTGCCCTGCTCGACGCCAACCGCGGGGAAGGTGACTCCGCCGTGGCCCAGGGGCGGGCGGAGTACGCCGCGCGGCAGAACATCGACGCGGCCGACGCCCTCGGGTGGGCCCTGCACGCGGCCGGTCGGGACTCCGAGGCGCTGCCCTACGCCCAGCAGGCCACGGCGCTGGGCACCCGAAACGCCTCGTTCCTCTACCACCGAGGGATCATCGAGCAGTCCCTCGGCATGACACCGCAGGCGCGCGCCACCCTGACCAGTGCGCTCGCCATCAACCCGTACTTCTCCCCCCTGTTCGCGCCAAAGGCTCAGCAGGCCCTGACCGCGCTCGGCGGCCCCGAGTGA
- a CDS encoding class F sortase: MSQSDEFPGGFPAEPEPATPSGPPSRVRKSHVAIVLLVVLALGGGYLLGTAGGPAPAQAAAAPVTTSAAPLPSVAPLKSAPVVPSPPVKVEIPAIGVSGGLVDLHLNPDGTLEVPKDYQQIGWYADGAVPGDTNYPPTIIAGHVDSYQGPAVFYDLRNLKAGDQVRVTQADGNVAVYTIYATAQYPKSKFPADTVYANRAESELVLITCTGAFDKSLRSYDDNLVVSARLDPASSGTPAS; encoded by the coding sequence GTGTCCCAGTCCGATGAGTTCCCCGGTGGCTTCCCCGCCGAGCCCGAGCCCGCCACGCCTTCCGGCCCGCCCTCGAGGGTGAGGAAGTCCCACGTCGCGATCGTGCTGCTGGTGGTGCTGGCCCTGGGCGGTGGCTACCTCCTGGGCACAGCAGGGGGCCCGGCCCCCGCGCAGGCCGCAGCGGCGCCCGTGACCACCTCGGCTGCCCCGCTCCCCTCGGTGGCACCGCTCAAGAGCGCTCCGGTGGTGCCCTCGCCCCCGGTCAAGGTCGAGATCCCGGCCATCGGCGTGAGCGGTGGTCTGGTCGACCTGCACCTCAACCCGGACGGGACGCTGGAGGTCCCCAAGGACTACCAGCAGATCGGTTGGTACGCCGACGGTGCGGTACCCGGGGACACGAACTACCCGCCGACGATCATCGCGGGCCACGTCGACTCCTACCAGGGTCCGGCGGTGTTTTACGACCTGCGCAACCTCAAGGCGGGCGACCAGGTGCGGGTGACCCAGGCCGACGGGAACGTCGCGGTGTACACGATCTACGCCACGGCGCAGTACCCCAAGAGCAAGTTCCCCGCCGACACGGTCTACGCGAACCGCGCGGAGTCCGAGCTGGTCCTCATCACCTGCACCGGCGCGTTCGACAAGTCCCTGCGCTCCTACGACGACAACCTCGTGGTGTCCGCACGGCTCGACCCGGCCTCCAGCGGCACCCCGGCGAGCTGA
- the dnaE gene encoding DNA polymerase III subunit alpha, translating to MAGSFVHLHTHTEYSMLDGAAKIGPLFDEAQRLGMPAVGMTDHGNMYGASEFYTQATAHGITPVIGIEAYVAPESRLSTKRVLWGDASQKSDDVSGSGAYTHLTMVAENATGLRNLFALSSRASIEGQLGKWPRMDAEIIAEHAAGIIATTGCPSGEVQTRLRLGQEKQALEAAARWQDIFGKENFFLELMDHGLSIERRVREGLLEVGRALGIPALATNDCHYVTKDAASNHEALLCIQTGKTLSDPTRFKFDGDGYYLKSAEEMRELFADVEGACDNTLAIAERVQPYDEVWSKRDRMPVFPVPDGSTQDEFLRDEVLAGLDRRFPDGVPDGYRPRAEFELGVIRDKGFPAYFLIVADLITHAREVGIRVGPGRGSAAGSLVAYSLGITNIDPIPHGLLFERFLNPERPSDPDIDIDFDDRRRGEMVRYATERWGVDKVAQVITFGTIKTKAAIKDSARVTFGQPGFSMADRISKALPPPVMAKDISLQGITDPTHERYKEAAEVRALIETDPDVAKIYQTARGLEGLIRNAGVHACAVIMSSEPLMDAIPMWRRPQDGALITGWAYPDCESIGLLKMDFLGLRNLTVIGDAIDNIRTNRGTDLDLDTLPLEDDATYELLSKGDTLGVFQLDGGPMRDLLRRMQPTGFNDIVAVLALYRPGPMGMNAHNDYADRKNGRQDITPIHPELEEPLREVLAETYGLIVYQEQIMRIAQVVAGYSMGRADVLRKAMGKKKLEVLQKEYEGFREGMHANGFSDPAVKALWDTILPFAGYAFNKSHAAGYGLVSFWTAYLKANYPAEYMAGLLTSTGDDKDKAAIYLADCRRLGITVLPPDVNSSQHNFVSVGEDIRFGLGGVRNVGTNVIASIVASRTQKGPFADFSDYLAKVDQVGCGKKVVESLIKAGAYDSLGHPRKGLLLVHADAIDAVMSTKKAEAIGQFDLFGGDGADAGIASVFDVKVPAEEWETKHRLALEREMLGLYVSGHPLKGVEHALNAQADTPIPNILDGTVKDGAQVTVGGILASVTRRVNKNGEPWASAQLEDMVGGIEVLFFPKSYSVLGTDVSEDAIVLVKGRVAVRDDKISLIANDLAVPELSAIGVDKPLQLSMQSRQCTATKVESLKRVLASHPGTSDVHLKLVSDRKEPMVLQLDDALRVAPTSALMGDLKALLGPNCLS from the coding sequence GTGGCCGGCTCGTTCGTGCACCTGCACACCCACACCGAGTACTCCATGCTCGACGGTGCGGCCAAGATCGGCCCCCTGTTCGACGAGGCCCAGCGCCTCGGGATGCCGGCGGTCGGGATGACCGACCACGGCAACATGTACGGGGCGAGCGAGTTCTACACCCAGGCCACCGCGCACGGCATCACGCCCGTCATCGGCATCGAGGCCTACGTGGCGCCGGAGTCGCGGCTGAGCACCAAGCGCGTGCTCTGGGGCGACGCGAGCCAGAAGTCCGACGACGTGTCCGGCTCCGGCGCGTACACCCACCTGACCATGGTCGCGGAGAACGCCACCGGCCTGCGCAACCTGTTCGCGCTCTCCAGCCGAGCCTCCATCGAGGGCCAGCTGGGCAAGTGGCCGCGGATGGACGCCGAGATCATCGCCGAGCACGCCGCGGGGATCATCGCGACCACCGGCTGCCCGTCGGGCGAGGTGCAGACGCGGCTGAGGCTGGGCCAGGAGAAGCAGGCGCTGGAGGCCGCCGCCCGGTGGCAGGACATCTTCGGCAAGGAGAACTTCTTCCTCGAGCTGATGGACCACGGCCTGTCCATCGAGCGCCGCGTCCGCGAGGGGCTGCTCGAGGTGGGCCGCGCGCTCGGCATCCCCGCGCTGGCCACCAACGACTGCCACTACGTCACCAAGGACGCGGCGAGCAACCACGAGGCGCTGCTCTGCATCCAGACGGGCAAGACGCTCTCGGACCCCACCCGCTTCAAGTTCGACGGCGACGGCTACTACCTCAAGTCGGCCGAGGAGATGCGCGAGCTGTTCGCGGACGTCGAGGGCGCCTGCGACAACACCCTCGCGATCGCCGAGCGCGTGCAGCCCTACGACGAGGTGTGGTCCAAGCGCGACCGCATGCCCGTCTTCCCGGTCCCCGACGGCTCGACGCAGGACGAGTTCCTCCGCGACGAGGTCCTCGCCGGGCTGGACCGACGCTTCCCGGACGGGGTGCCCGACGGCTACCGCCCGCGCGCGGAGTTCGAGCTCGGCGTCATCCGGGACAAGGGCTTCCCCGCGTACTTCCTCATCGTCGCCGACCTCATCACCCACGCCAGGGAGGTGGGCATCCGGGTCGGCCCCGGCCGTGGTTCGGCCGCCGGCTCCCTGGTCGCGTACTCGCTGGGCATCACCAACATCGACCCCATCCCGCACGGGCTGCTCTTCGAGCGGTTCCTCAACCCGGAGCGACCGTCGGACCCGGACATCGACATCGACTTCGACGACCGTCGCCGCGGGGAGATGGTCCGCTACGCCACCGAGCGGTGGGGTGTGGACAAGGTCGCCCAGGTCATCACCTTCGGCACCATCAAGACCAAGGCCGCCATCAAGGACTCGGCGCGGGTCACGTTCGGCCAGCCGGGGTTCTCCATGGCCGACCGCATCTCCAAGGCCCTGCCCCCGCCCGTCATGGCCAAGGACATCTCGCTCCAGGGCATCACCGACCCCACCCACGAGCGCTACAAGGAGGCCGCCGAGGTCCGCGCGCTCATCGAGACCGACCCCGACGTCGCCAAGATCTACCAGACCGCCCGTGGCCTGGAGGGGCTGATCCGCAACGCCGGTGTGCACGCCTGTGCGGTGATCATGTCCTCGGAGCCCCTGATGGACGCCATCCCCATGTGGCGGCGCCCGCAGGACGGTGCGCTGATCACCGGGTGGGCCTACCCGGACTGCGAGTCCATCGGCCTGCTGAAGATGGACTTCCTCGGCCTGCGCAACCTCACCGTCATCGGCGACGCCATCGACAACATCCGGACCAACCGCGGCACCGACCTCGACCTGGACACGCTGCCGCTGGAGGACGACGCCACCTACGAGCTGCTGAGCAAGGGCGACACCCTGGGGGTGTTCCAGCTGGACGGTGGACCCATGCGGGACCTGCTGCGCCGCATGCAGCCCACCGGGTTCAACGACATCGTCGCGGTGCTCGCGCTGTACCGCCCCGGGCCCATGGGCATGAACGCGCACAACGACTACGCCGACCGCAAGAACGGCCGCCAGGACATCACGCCCATCCACCCCGAGCTGGAGGAGCCGCTGCGGGAGGTCCTCGCCGAGACCTACGGGCTGATCGTGTACCAGGAGCAGATCATGCGCATCGCGCAGGTGGTCGCCGGGTACTCCATGGGCCGTGCCGACGTGCTGCGCAAGGCCATGGGCAAGAAGAAGCTTGAGGTCCTGCAGAAGGAGTACGAGGGCTTCCGGGAAGGCATGCACGCCAACGGGTTCTCCGACCCTGCCGTGAAGGCCCTGTGGGACACCATCCTCCCGTTCGCCGGGTACGCGTTCAACAAGTCCCACGCCGCGGGCTACGGGCTGGTGAGCTTCTGGACGGCGTACCTCAAGGCCAACTACCCCGCCGAGTACATGGCCGGGCTGCTCACCAGCACCGGGGACGACAAGGACAAGGCCGCGATCTACCTGGCCGACTGCCGCCGCCTCGGCATCACGGTGCTGCCGCCGGACGTCAACTCCTCCCAGCACAACTTCGTCTCCGTCGGCGAGGACATCCGCTTCGGCCTCGGTGGTGTGCGCAACGTCGGCACCAACGTGATCGCCTCGATCGTGGCCTCGCGCACCCAGAAGGGACCCTTCGCCGACTTCTCCGACTACCTCGCCAAGGTCGACCAGGTCGGCTGCGGCAAGAAGGTCGTCGAGTCGCTCATCAAGGCCGGCGCCTACGACTCCCTCGGTCACCCCCGCAAGGGCCTGCTGCTCGTGCACGCCGACGCCATCGACGCGGTGATGAGCACCAAGAAGGCCGAGGCCATCGGCCAGTTCGACCTCTTCGGTGGGGACGGCGCCGACGCCGGCATCGCGAGCGTGTTCGACGTCAAGGTCCCCGCCGAGGAGTGGGAGACCAAGCACCGCCTCGCCCTGGAGCGGGAGATGCTGGGGCTCTACGTGTCCGGGCACCCCCTCAAGGGTGTCGAGCACGCGCTCAACGCCCAGGCCGACACCCCCATCCCGAACATCCTCGACGGCACGGTCAAGGACGGCGCCCAGGTGACCGTGGGCGGCATCCTCGCCAGCGTCACCCGCCGGGTGAACAAGAACGGCGAGCCGTGGGCGTCGGCACAGCTGGAGGACATGGTCGGCGGGATCGAGGTGCTGTTCTTCCCGAAGAGCTACTCGGTGCTGGGCACGGACGTCTCCGAGGACGCGATCGTGCTGGTGAAGGGCCGGGTTGCCGTGCGCGACGACAAGATCTCGCTGATCGCGAACGACCTCGCCGTCCCGGAGCTCTCCGCCATCGGGGTGGACAAGCCGCTGCAGCTGAGCATGCAGAGCCGGCAGTGCACGGCGACCAAGGTCGAGTCCCTCAAGAGGGTGCTGGCCAGCCACCCCGGCACCTCCGACGTCCACCTCAAGCTGGTCAGCGACCGCAAGGAGCCGATGGTGCTGCAGCTGGACGACGCCCTGCGCGTGGCCCCCACCTCGGCCCTGATGGGCGACCTCAAGGCGCTGCTCGGGCCGAACTGCCTCAGCTGA
- a CDS encoding RluA family pseudouridine synthase, protein MPDTRSMPVPDGLDGLRVDAGLARLLGLSRTVSAALAEAGDVTLDGHAVGKSDRLPAGAWLEVVLPEPERAPVVLDPEPVDGLRVLLADDDIIVVDKPVGVAAHPSPGWTGPTVVSGLAAAGFRVATSGAEERQGIVHRLDVGTSGVMVVAASEHAYTVLKRAFKERTVTKQYHAVVQGHPDPSSGTIDAPIGRHPRHDWRFAVLADGKPSVTHYDTIEAFPSASLLDVHLETGRTHQIRVHFSALRHPCVGDAAYGADPTLSARLGLRRQWLHARTLGFDHPADGHRVEVTSEYPDDLQHALDVLRPAP, encoded by the coding sequence GTGCCTGACACCCGCTCCATGCCCGTGCCCGACGGTCTCGACGGCCTGCGGGTCGACGCGGGGCTCGCCCGCCTGCTGGGCCTGTCCCGCACCGTCTCCGCCGCCCTGGCCGAGGCCGGCGACGTCACGCTGGACGGCCACGCCGTGGGCAAGTCCGACCGCCTGCCCGCCGGCGCCTGGCTGGAGGTGGTGCTGCCCGAGCCCGAGCGCGCCCCCGTGGTGCTGGACCCGGAGCCGGTGGACGGCCTGCGGGTGCTGCTGGCCGACGACGACATCATCGTGGTGGACAAGCCCGTGGGCGTGGCCGCGCACCCGAGCCCGGGGTGGACCGGCCCGACGGTGGTCAGCGGGCTCGCCGCCGCGGGCTTCCGGGTCGCGACGTCCGGGGCCGAGGAGCGCCAGGGCATCGTGCACCGCCTCGACGTGGGCACCTCCGGGGTCATGGTCGTCGCGGCCTCCGAGCACGCCTACACGGTGCTCAAGCGGGCGTTCAAGGAGCGCACCGTCACCAAGCAGTACCACGCCGTGGTGCAGGGGCACCCGGACCCGAGCAGCGGCACCATCGACGCCCCGATCGGGCGCCACCCCCGCCACGACTGGCGGTTCGCCGTGCTCGCCGACGGCAAGCCCAGCGTGACCCACTACGACACCATCGAGGCGTTCCCGTCGGCGAGCCTGCTCGACGTGCACCTCGAGACCGGCCGCACCCACCAGATCCGGGTGCACTTCTCCGCCCTGCGGCACCCTTGTGTCGGCGACGCCGCCTACGGGGCCGATCCGACGCTCTCGGCGCGCCTGGGGCTGAGGCGGCAGTGGCTGCACGCCCGCACCCTCGGGTTCGACCACCCCGCCGACGGGCACCGGGTGGAGGTCACCAGCGAGTACCCCGACGACCTGCAGCACGCGCTGGACGTGCTGCGCCCCGCCCCCTGA